In a single window of the Cyanobacteriota bacterium genome:
- the rimP gene encoding ribosome maturation factor RimP, whose amino-acid sequence MSHPIIPMVIDRAQPIAAALGLEVVNAVFQTNQVPPVLRIDIRNLEHDTSLEDCERMSKALEAVLDAENIIPGSYVLELSSPGVSQVLSSDRDFNSFKGFPVVVTTCEPYGGQHEWHGNLVSRDEFTVRINLKGRMVKIPRAIVTSVRLTSA is encoded by the coding sequence ACCGTGCACAGCCGATCGCCGCCGCGCTCGGTTTAGAAGTCGTAAACGCTGTGTTTCAGACAAACCAAGTTCCTCCTGTGTTGCGGATTGATATTCGCAATCTAGAGCACGACACTAGCTTAGAAGACTGTGAACGCATGAGCAAAGCCCTGGAAGCAGTTTTAGATGCAGAAAACATCATCCCTGGCAGTTATGTGTTGGAATTGTCCAGCCCAGGAGTCTCTCAAGTCTTGAGTAGCGATCGTGACTTCAACTCCTTTAAGGGATTTCCAGTGGTAGTAACAACCTGTGAACCCTACGGTGGTCAACACGAATGGCATGGCAACTTGGTCAGCCGCGATGAGTTTACGGTGCGTATTAACCTCAAGGGTCGCATGGTGAAAATTCCACGAGCGATCGTGACCAGTGTTCGTCTAACAAGTGCCTAG